AATCcgaatgacaaaaaataaaggtCTGATGTTGAGTAGTTGTAACTGTGAGGATCTGAGATTTACTGATAAGGCAGAATTGACAGAAAATGATGGACTATACTCGGGAATGTATAAAGGTTGAAAATTTTGGCACTGGCATCAAAACTAGTTACTTTATTTTCCGTAGTATCACACTCCTGGaatgatataaatatttcattttattcttttatgcttTACTTGATAGCTCATGGGAATATTTAGCTAGTGCATATTTTCCTGCTTATAAAGAAGTAAATGTCTATCATTTTAATACTGCTGGATTAAAGGGTTTACCATATATGgtcaattttctttatatactctTTATCTAAATTACTTATCTCTTGGCCATCATGCAATAGCAGCTCTGTGTAAGCAGGGTAGAgctaagaaaaaatatgtatttattttttatgtatttttatattatattttataaatatatttatattttaagtgtatttatcattaaatatttgaatgtttgGCTGATGCAAATAAATCTAAACACACAGGTCAAATTTTGTTATACTAAATCAATTCGCAATGAGGGTTTAAGAACTAGGCATTGTACAATCtctaggttaaaaataaaaaatgaagcctTAGTGGGGGGCTTTAGGAACATGAACAGAAATCATAAACACTCAAATACAGCTAAGGAATATGAACAGCccctaaaaatattaatgtaaatgaCTCTGATCTATATGATGAGAATCAATCAATCTCATTCCCATTAAAGAACTATTTTTTAGTGGGGATTTGATTACTAAGTAGTGCTTATAACCTACAGAATATACTGTACAGATAGAAATCTTGAGGTAGCTCACAGTGAATGTATGTATTGTTTTTGAATTACCTGAAATTTAACACCCTGTGGTCGGGATTACATGTTTCCTACTTAAGGGTATTACCGTCTGTTTCTCATTTGTGAGAGGGTCAAATAAAGGCATAATGTAAAGTCCTAAAGCAGGTCAAGGCGACCATATGCCTAGAATGCTCCTTACCACAGCATGATTCTTCACATAGCAGGGCTTACACACGGGCTTGTCATTGACCATCACGTATATTTCCCCAGCTAGGATGTTGTCACAGTCAAAGCAGCAGAAGTGTTTCAAATGCCAATTTTGGTTTTCTGCCTGGGTGTACTCATTGCTGAATATTAACTGAAAAGAGGGCAAAAATAAGATGaatcatatattttcctttttggtaCAAACGACAAAGCCAGGTTCTTTAGATCGATAAAGGTTTTAGATCCACAGATAATATCAACCTACTTTCCTGGGCTCAAAGTCTAAAAATAACCTAAAGCTTACACTCGGCTTATTATTTAGTTTGCACAAATCAATCTTTTATGTTTCTAGACGGTCTTTCATTAGTCAACACAATTAACACGGTCACTCAGAATGACTGaagttaaaagattttcttttccactcatcTCCTCTGCATGTAAATAAAGCAACTGATGCTTGGTTAATTCATGTCACCTTTCTGCTAAGGATGGCCTTGTTAGATGGTAAGGGGACTCTATGGAGGTACAAGAAGTAGCCTGCCTGCGGTGGCCGCAGAGAACATACCTCATCACAGCCAGCACATCGTGGTTTCTCACTGTCACAGTAATGTCTGCCACAGTATAGCTTCCCATTCTTCCAGAAATAAATCATGTCGACCAGGAGTTCCTGGCAGGCACTGCAGACGAAACAAGCCGGGTGCCACAGTTTATCGTAGCCGGCTCTTTCAGCGTAGATGGCTGGGTCACCCTCCTTCATACTCAGTTTGCAGCAGTAGCAGGACTGAAAGGGAAGCCATCCAAAACAATCTGGTCATCGTAACCTGGGCATTTCTCATCATCAGTTTACCAGGAATTCGGAGAAAAAATTTACAAGAGAGATGATTTCTACTAACATTAGTAATTTGTCCATGGAGACAACCAGGTGTTCTTACTTCCAGGAAGTGGGCTCTCTTGGCTTCCTCCAGTCTCTTCAAACCTAATTTTTGTGCCCTGCTGGTAACAGAGCACTGTTTCCTGAATTAAAGTCACTTACAGAAAAGGGCTAACAGTAATTTTCACCACAATTTTTAAGGGGTTCTCTCAAAATGATTACCTTAGAGCTTATCATTACCTTTTCTTGCTAAGCCTTATTGGTTGGATCTATGGGAAATATATTACAGTAAGTTTGGCTCTTACTTTTTGTTCATCTGTATCATAATTCTCTTCTACTTTCAAGGCATAAAAAAAAGACCTCAATTTCtctaagagattttttaaaaatatgattgactatatagttgacccttggacaacacaggggttaggggtgctgacTCCCCAATGCAGTAAAAAATCCATGAATAACTTTCTTTTCCACATATAAATTTTGACTtcctcaaaacttaactactaatagtctactgttgactggaagccttaccaataacataaatggtccattaacacatattttgtatgttgtatgtattataaaatgtattcttacaataaactaaactagaaaaaagaaattattaagaaaatcctatggaagagaaaatacatttatagtactatattgtattaattaaaaaaatctgtgataaGTGGACATGCACAGTTCAGACCCGTTTttcagggtcaactgtatactcacataaatttaaatttgaattttaggcGTGTTCTCACAAGCAAAACTGAGTTAACCAAAGCATATATTATTCTTGTTTGTGGGAAGAGATAAACAATTAACACCAAAATTATGTTTAGAAATAGATTCTATATTAGTATGTCATATTCCAGCATGACACCAATGCTAACTACCATGTACACATACAACTCCCAATTATCCTTGGCAACAGATAATCAGAAAACCTCGCTTTAGACAGAGGTTTCCAACATGATGATTTGCTAAAATAAAcccaaactgaattttaatttatttccttcacCTACccttttggaaaaagaagaatggctcctcaaaaaaaatgctcaaagaaagggaaataaccAGTAAATACACCAATTCAGCCAATGGTGTGACCTCTCTACTTACATACTGAGTTCTTTTGGGTTCGGCCGATTTGCCCTCCATGGCCCCCACTGCTGCCGTGGTGCTTCTGTCCCCTCCAGGGAGGAGCATTCTGTTGGGGCCTTGTGTGTCCATCTCACGGGGAAGTTTGACATCTCCTACTCCCAGAGCCTCACTCTTATATTTCTTCACAAACTGTTCCATCTCCTTCACCTCTTTGGGAGACAACTCATGGCACTTTGAAGGGTCTTGATCGTGTGCAGGGAGCTGCTTTGCCAGCTGCTTCTTTCGGTACTGTGCCCCCTCTGAGCCTGCCACGGGCTGCTTCTCCTTCGGCAGCATCTGCATGTATTGCCTGGCCTGAGCCACAAGGAGACCAGTGTTAACTGGGAGATGGTCTGGCCATTAGACAAGCAATATTTTGTAATACACATCAGAAGCGagttatttaagaaagaaaagtgttttaTCCATTTGTAACAGTCTTCGTAATATAAATATGTTGAGATGAAAACACATTCAAAAAAGGTACAGCAAAAAGATTTAGTTcagtaaaaataaacacatttttctccatGATATGAAAGCTTTTTTTCAGCTTATAAAAGATTTTGCTTACTAATGTCTACTTGAGctaaatatacaaatgtatatttgcAAGAGAACATCAATTTTTAGAAGGCACGTTTAAATGTTTAGAATGGCCTGTATAGATCAACAGTGTTCTCaccattataaaaaatattatcacAAGGTTCACTTGAATGATTTTAACTAATCTTCTTAAAAGACTTCCAAATGTCATATTTAGTTGTTATTAACAGTAAAGGGAGTTTGACACAAAATTGCCCCTTTTTTGGCCTTACATAGTAAAATATACTGTTTAACATTGTTTCATtctaaaaaaaatgacagaaaattctattctttacatattctttgCTATCTTAAGAGAAATCTCAAGAGTAAGCTAGAAGTTACTAGATTTATACAAAGCATCTGTTTTCATCTAATTATTAAGAATGTCAGAGCATTCGCTCAAAAAGATTAACGTATCTAAGTAGTCAAGAAATTCTATGAAGTATCTaatcttagttttaaaaaaccaATAGCAGTTGGAAGTCAAAGTAACGAGAACCccagaaaaataatggacttgGGGTTGATTAGCTCACTAAAGGATTGCCCTAAATAAGTAGCCTCAGAACTTTAACAAAGAGATGGCCCTTCCCCTTATTATTTACCAATGCCTGATTCTGGACAGGAGGAGCCCACTCATAGGTAACTGTATTGATGGAGACGTTCTTCTTGGCAGCAACTGGATTGGTCAGTATCATAACATTGCGTTTATACATGGGAATTCCATCTGTTTTTAGCTTGGCAATCAGGGTGGTATATTTGGTGTCTTCAAAAAGTTTTCCCACTTTTCGATCCTCTTCATTGCTCAAGAGGACGTCATGCTCTTCTTGGCCACACTTGCAGTTACGACATATTTTTCTATAAGTTTGGAGATAAGTAAGCAATAACTAATTATACCTAGTCAATAAGTAAATATACTcaaatatttatagtttataaaatacttttatatgcATTCCATATAATGGTACAGAAAGGCAAGCCACTGGGTGGGGATTCTAAGTACCTATCCATAAATTTAAGcaaggaaacataaaaatgtacCTTCACTTtataaaaccttaaaaagttAGGTTTTGATTAAGTGTATGCTCAAGGGGGCATGTCTGAACATTACTCATTTTCttaaatagataagtaaataaaatcaccaaaaaCACTATCATAGAAAGAGGTTTCATATTTTATTGCATGGTAACATTTATTTCATAGTCATTacccaagttttttgtttttttgttttttttttaagtgagagggAGGCTGATATAACTTTTCTGATTAAGGACTATTATCCTAGATTTAGCTTTAGCTTCCGtcatttcctttcctgtcccctttctatttcctttcctctcctttttcatttcctgtttcctttttcctttctctttctttcttttcctttcttttacttcttcaAACACTCAGTGACCACTTACTATGTGCTTtcttatgtataaaaaaaaagataaatgaaagtcTCTGGACTtttcaagaaatgaaatgaaagatacCACTAAATGAAAGACACCGCTCCCCTTCCCCAATCTGGTCTAGCAGGTAATCATTCTTTAATGCAACACATATGAGTGTCCATGTGCTAAACAATGTGCTTTATTGATATGCCCTTTTACTGCATTTGTGATAGGAAAGAAAAGTACAAGGCACTTTGAGAGGGTATAATTTTGACTTGGAACTGGTGAGAAAAGGACTCCATAAAAACAATATTCCATAAGAAAGTAATATATTTAGGTTGAGGTCTGAAGGATGTATAAAACAAGcatgaaatatgtgtgtgtgtgtgtgtgtgtgtgtgtgtgtgtgtgtgtgtgtatttgagatggggtaaagaaagaagaagaaaagcctcCAGATATTGAGTAGAAAGAGTATTTGTGGTGGTCCTGAATTAGGAAAGAGCTTGTGCCCTTAGGTCCCATGGTCTGAGAGGGCTGGTATGATTGCAGTGAGGTAAATAAATGGGGAGTGACAAGGTTGGAGAGGTAGGCAGGCATGAGATCATGCAGGGACTTGTAGGATACATTAAAGAATTTGGCTTTCACTATAACAATAAGCAGGAAGCACTGAAGGCTTTTAGGTAATGGATAACACAATTAGATCTATCATTTTCAAAAACTGTAATACTTATAATATGGAGAATGGATTAGGGGTAGACATAATTGGAAGTAGGGAGACCAATTAACATGTCAGTGGTGCATCCGGTTTGCAATGGCACGGTTCTAAGTAACAGGGACTACTTCACAAGTGGAATTTATCTCTTGGATGGTTGTTGTTGTAGTCTACATAAGATGTGTTATAGCTTGGACTAGAGTATTTAACagggcagattaaaaaaaaaagtaacagatttAAGATCTCCTTGAATGTAAAACTGACTAAACTTTGTGGTTCATTTGGATGTAGTGATGGTAAAGGGAAGGCCCAGTCTGTCAAAAAATGAACCCAGGTTTCCAAGATGAGTAAGCTGGTAGAAGAAATGTAACTTATTAAGACAATGAATGTAAAAGAAGAATAGATCTTAGGTATTAGGGGAAGGTTGATGAAAGTCCTCCAAAATTCAACTACTGAAAAGTTTGAAATGCCTATGAAACAGTATAAAGGTATCAAGTAGATTGTAGGATATAGAGATCTAGTGTTAAAAACTGTAGCCtggtagaaaatataaatttgggagtcagGGTATGACACATTTGCATATAAGTTGAATAGATCACTTTCATCTCCTGGGCAAGAATAGAGGGAAAAGGTAGAGgactggaggaaggaaggagtctGGCAAAGaagcagaagctggagaaggTGACAGAGGAAAACAGTGAAGTAGAGAGACTTTGTGGTGTTAAAAACCTAAGCTGGAAGTAAATATAGGgcaaaaagaatatacaaatcaGAGGGAGGACgtgagagttttattttttttttaaattttttttttttcaacattttttatttatttttgggacagagagagacagagcatgaacgggggaggggcagagagagagggagacacagaatcggaaacaggctccaggctccgagccatcagcccagagcctgacgcggggctcgaactcacagacagcgagatcgtgacctggctgaagtcagacgcttaaccgactgcgccacccaggcgccccggacgtGAGAGTTTTAAAAGCCATTCGAATATTCTTACATTGTTCAGGAAGATATTGAAGATGTAGATTAACATTAGATGTTGTTAAAGCATGTGTTTTAAACTATCTAGAAAACTAAAGAAGGAAATACTACatataatttcaaacatataGAGAAAATGGAATGACAATATAAAACTCAATTAATTAAACAGAAGGCAgtaagagaggaggaaaaaaagaaacttaggacATTAGGACATTTAGAAAGCACAAATTAAGATGGTTGATATAATCCAAATATACCAAAAGTCACAATAAACAGACTCAATTCTCCAGTTAAAAGACAAAGGATTTCAGGCTGGATAATACAACAAAATCAAACTATACACAACTCGGAAGAAGCACTTAAAATTTAAGGACACAGAAAGGATGAAAGTGTAAAGATGTAAAAAGATACATCAGGCAAATACCAACAAAAGGTAAGTTAGGCACCTATATTAAAATCATGCACTTTGGACTTTAATGCTTTCATCTAATCTGTAGTAAAGAgtgtgccggggcgcctgggtggtgcagttggttaagcgtccgacttcagccaggtcacgatctcgcggtccgtgagttcgagccccgcgtcaggctctgggctgatggctcggagcctggagcctgtttccgattctgtgtctccctctctctctgcccctcccccgttcatgctctgtctctctctgtcccaaaaataaataaaaaatgttgaaaaaaaaattttttaaaagagtgtgcCTACATAGTGACAGAAGTTTAAAACCACCTCTATGCTGTAACgattctaaaattaatatagtCTAATAACCTAAATTCAAATTATATAAGCAAGACAccaaaactttaagaaatagaCAAACTTATTATAGTAATgctaaaaaattagaaataaagatttgAGTAACACAATAAGCCTGATCAAGCAGACACATAAAAAATATCTTATCCAGTGACTGGGGAACACATTCTTTTGGGGAACATTTGAAACACTTCAGAAAACTGAACACATACTGTGCCATAGACAAAGTCTCAAATGCCCAGGagggggcgcctgcatggctcagtcagttgagtttctgacgtcagctcaggtcatgatgtcatggttcatgagttcaagccccatatcagactctgtgctgacagctcggagcctgaagcctgcttcggattctgcgtctccctctctctctgcccctcccccactcacgctctgtttctctctcaaaaataaataaacatttaaaaaataaaaaaataaaaaaataaatgcccaaGGAATCACCATCAACCATATTATCTGAACAGAATATAATTATGCTAGACATCAACAGCAAAAAAGTAACTAGAAagtaattttggggtgcctgggtggctcagttaagcatctgacttcagctcaggacacaatcttacggttcgtgggtttgacccccacattaggctctgtgctgacagcatggggcctgcttgggattctctgtctccctccctctctgcccctcccctgatctctctctctttctctttttgtctctctctcaaaataaataaacttaaaaaaaagaaaatacttttaaaagactcctaaaaaatttaatattgaaacaatcacaatagaaatgaaaagaaatagcatttttgggaaaaaagaaaacaaaactattactTCTTGAAATGCAGAACACAACTAAAGGGGTGCTTAGGAGAAAAGGGACAGCTAACATGCTCAAgttagaaagaagagagaataaaattaattaactcaggaagttaaaaaaaaaaattagaaaaaataagccTGAAGTacatggaaggaaaataaagataatagcaGAAACTAATAAAGCAAATGTTTGTTTCTTGtaagatgcaggaaaaaaaacattcagtACATTTCAACATCCCTTctgattatattttgtttattcattttagctaTAGAAGGAAACTAGACAGGATTTTAGAAAGGGTTTCTGGAAAAAAGCTCAAACTCAGCACACATCATGAGTGCATTCATTTTAGGATGTGAAGCAAGGAAGCAACCTTGCCATCACTTCATTCACAGTCCTGTGGGTACTAATcagagaagtaagaaaaatcaaatagaagTAATAAGGATTCATCAGAAAGGAAAAGTTAAACCGTTGTTAATCACAGATGCAATGATTGATCAAACAAATGTGTTAACATCAGTAAGAGTTTAAGAAGCATTCTggatttaaaatgaataaaattggatTTCTCTACACcaaaaaaactaggaaaaacaACTAAATATTTACTAGATTGATCTCTTTACTAGAtaacaaattattaaataattacagatttttgTGTCCTGTTTTCTTAAGGTGAGGTGTCCAAACCAAAAATATCAGATCTGACATGTGCAGTCCCAGAAAGagattgagacagagagggacagagtcagAGATATAAGTCAAACTAATTTCCTTGTGCACAAATTGGTCAGAAATCTTTATTTGGTAAGCATCTGAAGAGTCTGCAGATTCTAGTTCAGCTATAAAAGACGCTTATATCTGGTTATCTCATACTCCCACCCAGTGGAAAGGAGTACATTGTTCTATTACAGTATGTTCTTCATTCTTGTTCATCAGTTaacaaaaatgatataattatttataaaaccatCACATTACTTTTGGATCAAGTTTAAAATCATACTTTACTGAGGGGAAAATGGCAGGGTGGGAATTTAGTTCctaatatagataaatagatcctTATATGGCTGTGAACTATAGCATGCATCCTAATAATTAGTAAAGTGACTATCGGAGGAAGTAATAATGTTACAAGGATATGTGATGAGAGGTATGGATTTCCTCTGGAACTGTTTATTATCCAGTTCTACTCCAGAACAACATGTACACCAGAAAATAAGGGGAACTAGATTTTagaatttgaaagacaaaaaagcaCCCGAAAAAGAAAGCCTTCTGGTTTTTAATTCACAAGCTATGACAAACTGTAACAtgagtaaataaattatatttactatGAAAATGTTATACATAGAAAGGTATATTAACCAATGATATAAGAGCCATCTCTATACTTTTTCTTATTACTTATATCAGCTATTTTTGGGAGATTTACATTCTGAGACtatatatattttccccatcCACCCCTCACCAACCCAACATACCTTATTAAGCAAGTAAAATCGGTTAAAGCAATATACCAATAGCAGCAGGAAAAAGAAGTTTTCAGCTTTCAAAGTGGGGAAAACCTGATTGATTCATGATAGCTTTTAAAATCACAAGTACATTATAAACCCCATCTGCATCCTTGCCGCAACATGGTGGTCTGTGGTAAAGAGCACTTGGCGGGAATGTGACTCAGCAGGGGTGGGATGGTTTTTCAGTTAGAGTTGTCATCATGACAACAGCTGGAGTGACCACAACTCTTCCAGACCCCTTACCCTGGAGCTCCATTTTTACAACAAAAAGGGATAGCCACAAACCACAATTCAAGAAAGAAACCTATAAAATCTGGGCCAGGTGCCAGGAACTATCCATTACCGAAACGTATACTATTTAATACTTAAATCTATGCTATTTactagtttaaatttttttttttaataattaattttggGGGTTTTTAGTCTACAGTGTTTTACATTTGAATCGCCCATATTTAAATTGGAAAAccttatttttacaaatatcttttagGAACTTTTAAACTCATTAGGAAGACATCCTGTAAGTTAATTGAGAGGAAAATTCTGTTGAGGAATTGGGGGATTTTCTTGGTATCCAAGAAAAAGCATAAGAATGAGTAGGATATTTATCACATAATTAATTTCAACCTGAAATAATGCAGATTCCATCCTTAAGAAAACgaagaactttaaaaaactggTTTTATGCCAACTTATAACAAGACAACAATGGCATGGGTGAGCACAGTACTCACGTTGCTGGGGTATGTACAAACATGTATGGTTTGTTTAGTATCTTTCCTCAGATGCTCCACCAGTAATTTTTGATGATATATGCAGACAGATAGCCTGTTTACTACATTTATTTGATAGCAGTTTTGGGGGGAGTTGTAAGTCAGTTACCATACTTAGCACAGTCGCCAAATCTCTAAATCTTCTAAACTGTCCTAGAGCACTTGTCCCCAAATTCTCCATAGGATgttaataaaagttatgtgggggaagaaagaagggaggcgAATTCAGAatcaagtttatttaaaatgatcttttttatgactttttaaaaagatgcaaatGTAGtctgagagagtgagaaggggaggaggattATTTGTATGAAAAagttctctgtaaaaaaaaagttgagcgtgttaagacacacacacgcaaagGTTAATATGAATGACAAATCAGGACTGTAAACTCAGATTTTTACATTACAACTTCAGATTTCTTGAGCTAAATCCAGGAGAGGGAATGCCAAACTGTACCAAAGGTACTGCCTCAGAAAAATACATAGATTTACAGTTTCACGCTGAAAGCAGGCAAGAAACTATCCTCCATCCCCAACcccaaagagaaattatttttgtatcactatttgtaaaatatatatatattttttttgtttttacaaggcAAGTAGTAGCAACTGGAGTGCTCTGACATGCTGCCAGCACTCACAATGATTTAAAGGTATGGTCATGGCACTACTacaaaccatattttaaaaggGCTGGAAGCTGCCCGTTTATAAGAGGGATATACTTATATGGACTTAAGCATGGGCCTCTTGTTACAGAATTCAACACAAGGATTAATCCATTTATGGTGTggaatttttagttttcagtcAGCCCTAAGCCAATCGGAAATTCTCTGAACAGATGTATGCTATATTcaagtaacatttttcttttaagatgctACTGTTTTATTAGATGGATTTATGGAAgataagacaaaagaataattttattgcttatgtaataaatgatctatttttccaaataatattaCTATACTTTCATATGAAATAATTGATTATAAACTTGAAATCTTGGGTTTGCATCttaacatttcataaatatttgttagctCTAAATATTACTTTTACTTGACAGTGTGTCCAGAAGATAGTATAGCTCTTATTTGGTAAGTATCAGGCATCCTCAACCTTTTATTTTCCCCTAGTTTTGTAATTATTGATGGAGTGAAGAAAGAGTGCTCACAGATAAAGCATCATTGtccaaaaaagacatatatgTCACAAAAGCACCACACTGTAGAGAAGAGAGCCTGGTGCAGTCCAAAGTTCACTGGTCATGAGCGTGTAAACATGGGTTCTAG
This DNA window, taken from Neofelis nebulosa isolate mNeoNeb1 chromosome 4, mNeoNeb1.pri, whole genome shotgun sequence, encodes the following:
- the TES gene encoding testin isoform X1, whose translation is MDLEAKVKKMGLGHEQGFGAPCLKCKEKCEGFELHFWRKICRNCKCGQEEHDVLLSNEEDRKVGKLFEDTKYTTLIAKLKTDGIPMYKRNVMILTNPVAAKKNVSINTVTYEWAPPVQNQALARQYMQMLPKEKQPVAGSEGAQYRKKQLAKQLPAHDQDPSKCHELSPKEVKEMEQFVKKYKSEALGVGDVKLPREMDTQGPNRMLLPGGDRSTTAAVGAMEGKSAEPKRTQYSCYCCKLSMKEGDPAIYAERAGYDKLWHPACFVCSACQELLVDMIYFWKNGKLYCGRHYCDSEKPRCAGCDELIFSNEYTQAENQNWHLKHFCCFDCDNILAGEIYVMVNDKPVCKPCYVKNHAVVCQGCHNAIDPEVQRVTYNNFSWHASTECFLCSCCSKCLIGQKFMPVEGMVFCSVECKKMMS
- the TES gene encoding testin isoform X2, translated to MGLGHEQGFGAPCLKCKEKCEGFELHFWRKICRNCKCGQEEHDVLLSNEEDRKVGKLFEDTKYTTLIAKLKTDGIPMYKRNVMILTNPVAAKKNVSINTVTYEWAPPVQNQALARQYMQMLPKEKQPVAGSEGAQYRKKQLAKQLPAHDQDPSKCHELSPKEVKEMEQFVKKYKSEALGVGDVKLPREMDTQGPNRMLLPGGDRSTTAAVGAMEGKSAEPKRTQYSCYCCKLSMKEGDPAIYAERAGYDKLWHPACFVCSACQELLVDMIYFWKNGKLYCGRHYCDSEKPRCAGCDELIFSNEYTQAENQNWHLKHFCCFDCDNILAGEIYVMVNDKPVCKPCYVKNHAVVCQGCHNAIDPEVQRVTYNNFSWHASTECFLCSCCSKCLIGQKFMPVEGMVFCSVECKKMMS